The following proteins come from a genomic window of Solea solea chromosome 3, fSolSol10.1, whole genome shotgun sequence:
- the LOC131456253 gene encoding RAS guanyl-releasing protein 2-like isoform X1 yields MESTSSEQLATVDALVESCIQAFDEKGCLKDTPLVRMFLMMHPWYIPSTDMAKKLVLKSQEESCTAERRTRICHLVKYWISEFPAEFNLNSELADQIKDYKDLLTTEGNERQSQLIDLDSVPSYKWKRQVTQRVPSVSKKRKMSLLFDHLDSCELAEHLTFLEYKSFCKILFQDYHSFVMHGCTVDNPILERFITLFNSVSQWIQLMVLSKPTAPQRAAVIAHFIRVAQKLLQLQNFNTLMAVVGGLSNSSISRLKDTQGHISAETNKVFNNLIELVTSCGNYSQYRKRFSECSGFRFPILGVHLKDLIAVHVALPDWVDKEKTRVNLAKTQQLYAILQELALIQTTPPHVDANTDLLNLLTVSLDQYHTEEEIYQMSLQREPRKPVQNSSPGPAPDPKPTMIDEWAVSVKPNADPTIIKKHIEKMVESVFKNFDADGDGHISREEFEAIRNNFPYLSKFGELDKNQDGKISREEMIDYFMKASSLLNCKMGFIHTFAEATYVKPTFCEHCAGFIWGFYKQGYKCKACGVNCHKACRSRLAVECRKRTKSISHETPPALQARSYSFPPPANTPPSLQNTVIVEEDIETVEEGVFDVHL; encoded by the exons ATGGAGTCCACGTCGTCGGAGCAGTTGGCCACAGTGGACGCGCTGGTGGAATCGTGCATCCAAGCCtttg ATGAGAAGGGCTGTTTGAAGGACACTCCCTTGGTCCGTATGTTCCTCATGATGCACCCTTGGTACATCCCTTCCACTGACATGGCCAAGAAGCTGGTGCTCAA GTCCCAAGAGGAGAGCTGCACTGCCGAGCGCCGAACAAGAATATGCCACCTTGTAAA GTACTGGATCTCCGAGTTTCCAGCAGAGTTCAATCTGAACTCGGAGCTGGCAGACCAGATCAAAGACTATAAAGACCTCTTGACCACTGAGGGCAACGAGCGTCAGAGTCAGCTCATTGACCTcgacagtgt GCCTTCGTATAAATGGAAACGGCAGGTGACGCAGCGTGTTCCGTCGGTgtccaaaaagaggaaaatgtcCCTCCTCTTTGACCACCTCGACTCCTGCGAGCTGGCAGAGCACCTGACCTTCCTCGAGTACAAATCCTTCTGCAAGATCCTG TTTCAGGACTACCACAGCTTTGTGATGCACGGCTGCACGGTGGATAACCCCATCCTGGAGCGCTTCATCACGCTCTTCAACAGCGTTTCCCAGTGGATTCAGCTCATGGTGCTCAGCAAACCCACAGCCCCACAGAGAGCCGCCGTCATCGCCCACTTCATCAGGGTGGCACAG aaacTGCTGCAGTTGCAGAACTTCAACACCCTGATGGCGGTGGTGGGCGGCCTCAGCAACAGCTCCATCTCCCGCCTCAAAGACACGCAGGGCCACATCAGCGCCGAGACCAACAAG GTTTTTAACAACCTCATTGAACTGGTGACGTCGTGCGGGAACTACAGCCAGTACCGCAAGCGCTTCTCGGAGTGCTCGGGCTTCCGTTTCCCCATTCTCGGGGTGCACCTGAAAGACCTGATAGCCGTGCACGTGGCCCTGCCGGACTGGGTGGACAAAGAGAAGACCCGGGTGAACCTGGCCAAGACGCAGCAGCTGTACGCCATCCTCCAAGAGCTGGCGCTCATCCAGACGACGCCTCCTCACGTCGATGCCAACACGGATCTGCTCAACCTGCTCACG GTCTCTCTGGACCAGTaccacacagaggaggagatttACCAGATGTCTCTGCAGAGAGAACCACGAAAGCCAGTG CAGAACTCCAGCCCCGGGCCGGCGCCTGATCCCAAGCCTACAATGATCGACGAGTGGGCCGTGTCAGTGAAGCCCAACGCTGACCCGACCATCATCAAGAAACACATAGAGAAGATGGTGGAG TCTGTCTTCAAAAACTTTGACGCTGACGGCGACGGCCACATATCCAGGGAGGAATTCGAAGCAATCCGGAACAACTTCCCTTACCTCAGCAAGTTTGGAGAGCTGGACAAGAACCA AGACGGCAAAAtcagcagagaggagatgaTCGATTACTTCATGAAAGCCAGCTCTCTGCTGAACTGCAAGATGGGTTTCATCCACACCTTCGCCGAGGCCACCTACGTCAAGCCCACATTCTGTGAGCACTGCGCTGGCTTT ATATGGGGCTTTTACAAGCAGGGCTACAAGTGTAAAG CCTGTGGGGTGAACTGCCACAAGGCCTGCCGCAGCCGCCTGGCTGTCGAATGCCGGAAGAGGACCAAGAGCATCAGCCATGAGACGCCGCCAGCTCTACAGGCCAGATCCTACAGCTTCCCTCCGCCTGCCAACACCCCGCCCAGCTTACAGAACACAG TCATTGTTGAAGAGGATATAGAGACAGTGGAGGAAGGAGTGTTTGATGTCCACCTATAA
- the LOC131456253 gene encoding RAS guanyl-releasing protein 2-like isoform X2, with the protein MESTSSEQLATVDALVESCIQAFDEKGCLKDTPLVRMFLMMHPWYIPSTDMAKKLVLKSQEESCTAERRTRICHLVKYWISEFPAEFNLNSELADQIKDYKDLLTTEGNERQSQLIDLDSVPSYKWKRQVTQRVPSVSKKRKMSLLFDHLDSCELAEHLTFLEYKSFCKILFQDYHSFVMHGCTVDNPILERFITLFNSVSQWIQLMVLSKPTAPQRAAVIAHFIRVAQKLLQLQNFNTLMAVVGGLSNSSISRLKDTQGHISAETNKVFNNLIELVTSCGNYSQYRKRFSECSGFRFPILGVHLKDLIAVHVALPDWVDKEKTRVNLAKTQQLYAILQELALIQTTPPHVDANTDLLNLLTVSLDQYHTEEEIYQMSLQREPRKPVNSSPGPAPDPKPTMIDEWAVSVKPNADPTIIKKHIEKMVESVFKNFDADGDGHISREEFEAIRNNFPYLSKFGELDKNQDGKISREEMIDYFMKASSLLNCKMGFIHTFAEATYVKPTFCEHCAGFIWGFYKQGYKCKACGVNCHKACRSRLAVECRKRTKSISHETPPALQARSYSFPPPANTPPSLQNTVIVEEDIETVEEGVFDVHL; encoded by the exons ATGGAGTCCACGTCGTCGGAGCAGTTGGCCACAGTGGACGCGCTGGTGGAATCGTGCATCCAAGCCtttg ATGAGAAGGGCTGTTTGAAGGACACTCCCTTGGTCCGTATGTTCCTCATGATGCACCCTTGGTACATCCCTTCCACTGACATGGCCAAGAAGCTGGTGCTCAA GTCCCAAGAGGAGAGCTGCACTGCCGAGCGCCGAACAAGAATATGCCACCTTGTAAA GTACTGGATCTCCGAGTTTCCAGCAGAGTTCAATCTGAACTCGGAGCTGGCAGACCAGATCAAAGACTATAAAGACCTCTTGACCACTGAGGGCAACGAGCGTCAGAGTCAGCTCATTGACCTcgacagtgt GCCTTCGTATAAATGGAAACGGCAGGTGACGCAGCGTGTTCCGTCGGTgtccaaaaagaggaaaatgtcCCTCCTCTTTGACCACCTCGACTCCTGCGAGCTGGCAGAGCACCTGACCTTCCTCGAGTACAAATCCTTCTGCAAGATCCTG TTTCAGGACTACCACAGCTTTGTGATGCACGGCTGCACGGTGGATAACCCCATCCTGGAGCGCTTCATCACGCTCTTCAACAGCGTTTCCCAGTGGATTCAGCTCATGGTGCTCAGCAAACCCACAGCCCCACAGAGAGCCGCCGTCATCGCCCACTTCATCAGGGTGGCACAG aaacTGCTGCAGTTGCAGAACTTCAACACCCTGATGGCGGTGGTGGGCGGCCTCAGCAACAGCTCCATCTCCCGCCTCAAAGACACGCAGGGCCACATCAGCGCCGAGACCAACAAG GTTTTTAACAACCTCATTGAACTGGTGACGTCGTGCGGGAACTACAGCCAGTACCGCAAGCGCTTCTCGGAGTGCTCGGGCTTCCGTTTCCCCATTCTCGGGGTGCACCTGAAAGACCTGATAGCCGTGCACGTGGCCCTGCCGGACTGGGTGGACAAAGAGAAGACCCGGGTGAACCTGGCCAAGACGCAGCAGCTGTACGCCATCCTCCAAGAGCTGGCGCTCATCCAGACGACGCCTCCTCACGTCGATGCCAACACGGATCTGCTCAACCTGCTCACG GTCTCTCTGGACCAGTaccacacagaggaggagatttACCAGATGTCTCTGCAGAGAGAACCACGAAAGCCAGTG AACTCCAGCCCCGGGCCGGCGCCTGATCCCAAGCCTACAATGATCGACGAGTGGGCCGTGTCAGTGAAGCCCAACGCTGACCCGACCATCATCAAGAAACACATAGAGAAGATGGTGGAG TCTGTCTTCAAAAACTTTGACGCTGACGGCGACGGCCACATATCCAGGGAGGAATTCGAAGCAATCCGGAACAACTTCCCTTACCTCAGCAAGTTTGGAGAGCTGGACAAGAACCA AGACGGCAAAAtcagcagagaggagatgaTCGATTACTTCATGAAAGCCAGCTCTCTGCTGAACTGCAAGATGGGTTTCATCCACACCTTCGCCGAGGCCACCTACGTCAAGCCCACATTCTGTGAGCACTGCGCTGGCTTT ATATGGGGCTTTTACAAGCAGGGCTACAAGTGTAAAG CCTGTGGGGTGAACTGCCACAAGGCCTGCCGCAGCCGCCTGGCTGTCGAATGCCGGAAGAGGACCAAGAGCATCAGCCATGAGACGCCGCCAGCTCTACAGGCCAGATCCTACAGCTTCCCTCCGCCTGCCAACACCCCGCCCAGCTTACAGAACACAG TCATTGTTGAAGAGGATATAGAGACAGTGGAGGAAGGAGTGTTTGATGTCCACCTATAA